The nucleotide sequence CTAACTCAAAGATGTTTTCCTTGTTCCCATCCTCTATTGTGGGTTCACAGGTTATAACGGTAATTGCAGATGCAAGATGGGGTAGTATTGGTAAAAATAGTGGAAGTTTTTCATTTTCCTATAATGGAGTAAGAAATTCGATTAAACTTACATCAAACGTAGAACTAATTGGTGCAAATCTTACGCCTAATCCAAATGACTTCACCGTAAGAGTAGATGATAAATTATTTTTTGATGTGTTTTTAAATAGCAATGTGCCCGTAAGTTCTTTGAGTTTTAAGATAGACTATCCAAAGGATTATCTTGAGTTTGTTAATTATCAATCAAACTATGTTTCGGAAAATGATGATTCTTTAAACTTTTCTTTTGATCTTCTGAATTTTAAAAATGACACACCCATTATAAGTCTAACATTTAAGGCAATTAAAGAAACAGACTATAAGTTAGTGGTGAGTTTTTCAAATGTAAAAAGTGATGCAGGTGTAAGTGTTATTTCAAAACCTATAACTTTAACAATTCTTCCTCCGTTTGTAAAGCCATCTAAGGTTGCAAACATTAAACTCGAAAATAATGTTGGTAAAGTGCAGTTTTCTTTTTCTAAAAGTTTGAAGGGCTCTTATGATATTAGGCGATATGAAATTTTTAGAAGCACACAACCTGATATAACAACTTCTGTATATGTTGGAGATACAACTACTACCACATTTACAGATTCGGGTCCCTTTGAGTATGGTATTAACTACTATTACTGGGTGATTGCAGTTGATGAAAAGGAAAATGCTTCCGATCCTTCCAATGTATTTTCAGTTAGGCCAATTGTGTTTTCGGATACAACTGTAAAAAATGTGAAAATAGAACTCTATATTGGTTCTCCTTTTATTTACATTAATGGCATAAAAATGTCTATGGATACAACTCCAATTATCATTGATGGAAGAACATTTGTGCCAGTTAGATACGTTGTAGAACCATTGGGTGCAAAGGTAGTTTGGAAAAACACTGGTTCAGTTATCATCATTTTTAAAAATTCTGTAATTGA is from Caldisericaceae bacterium and encodes:
- a CDS encoding copper amine oxidase N-terminal domain-containing protein, with the protein product YQATLEFFNEDNSFGQKVLTSFTFDDFDIEDLNSTNLEVSNYTLNLNYKTDYSNLFIPYMYVVYRNGLNILSKEIIQGSNENGLISFKFLPNFKPLGSVDIDVYISFSSSKSLTETFSYFYSKTYSVNFIDSNGIILDSYPTASILVDGAITNLSTRAFVPLTQGEHTITLTKDGYDTSSFSINYSSFDYIFTSLKANSNIQPQASVSDFDFGNLLSNEASFTNITVFAPEKNSQMYLFSNSKMFSLFPSSIVGSQVITVIADARWGSIGKNSGSFSFSYNGVRNSIKLTSNVELIGANLTPNPNDFTVRVDDKLFFDVFLNSNVPVSSLSFKIDYPKDYLEFVNYQSNYVSENDDSLNFSFDLLNFKNDTPIISLTFKAIKETDYKLVVSFSNVKSDAGVSVISKPITLTILPPFVKPSKVANIKLENNVGKVQFSFSKSLKGSYDIRRYEIFRSTQPDITTSVYVGDTTTTTFTDSGPFEYGINYYYWVIAVDEKENASDPSNVFSVRPIVFSDTTVKNVKIELYIGSPFIYINGIKMSMDTTPIIIDGRTFVPVRYVVEPLGAKVVWKNTGSVIIIFKNSVIELFIGNPLASVNGNPVPIDKDNPKIVPFIKDGRTMVPLRFILENFGAEVNWDGKLKKITIVYGV